The nucleotide window CCAGGCCATAGATCAGCATTCAAAAAGTTTGAAAAAAAATTTCGGTTTGACCGGACCTCAGCTTATTATTCTGCAATCAATAGTTGCAAATGATCAAATTTCAGTTACGCAGCTTTCAAAAAATGTCAGCTTGAGCCAGGCCACAGTGACGGATATTACAAAACGTCTTGAAAAACGTGGATATATTACAAGAAAAAGAAGCATAGATGATAAAAGAAAAACCAATATAACCTTGACGGAAAATGGAAAAACCATAATGGAAACAGTTCCCCCTCTTCTTCAAAAACAGTTTATGGATAGATTTTCCAGGTTGGAGAGCTGGGAGCAGTCAATGATTGAAAGCGCATTTGAACGGGTTGTCTCCATGATGTCAGCTGAAAATATTGAAGCGTCTCCAATTATGATAACCGGTTCGATTGAGTCATCTGAGTTATTATAATACGGATTCCCAGCATGACTTTTCATCCCGCAAGCTTGAAAAGATAAATCTTGTGTGATTTTTTAGAAAAATTATTTATTTAAATGCTTTTAAAAAAATAAAAATTTATGCTGCGGAAATGCAGCTAAGATGACTCATGAAAGGAACTCACTGTGCATTTGTATAATCAGATTTATGAATTTGCCGCATCAGTCGGTGCCCTTGAAGGGTATGTGTATCATAAGAAAAGTGTAGCTGAGATGGATATGAAAGCTCTCCATGTCTGGACAGGTAATCTGGTGGATGCCTATGACCACCTGCCGGCTGATGTATTGGACAAGGTTCAGCCGTCTCTTGATTTGACCTTGAACCGGGCCATCAGTTCTTTTAACGCTATCCTGGAAAAAGACCATCAGGTGCTGGAAAGGCTCAACTCTATGATCAGCCGGGAAAAAGAATGTTCACCTGATGATTTTCAAAAAAAGAAATGGTTTCAAGAATAAAAATAAAGGATAAGCTGGTGATATCTGGGAAAGTGATTCAAGGGGCTCACAAGGCTGCTTTTTTTACAGAGCTGGACTGGGTAAAGCTGCAGTGTCGTGAAAAAATCGGATTTGTACCTTTTCCCGGAACCCTTAATCTCGAATTGTCTTTGTCTGAGGTGGAACGTCTGGAAAAGTTCAGTGAAGGGATCTGGGAAGAACTGGTACCGCCGGATCAAAATTTTTGTTCCTCAAAGGTTCTTCCCATATGGGTTGGAAACGTCAAAGGGGCATTGATTCTTCCTGATGCAGACGTGAAAATTCACGGCCGGCAGGTTGTTGAAATTCTGGCACCGGTGAAACTGAGGGATGAACTGGGGATAAATGACGGGGATATGGTTGTACTGCAATTGGGTGGGATCATTGCAAAACCAGGGCTCAAGCTCTCTGTGGATGCTGTTTTGTTTGATCTTGACGGCACCCTGATAGATTCCATTGAATCCTATTATTGCATCGTGGAAATCATCCTTGATAAAATGGGATTTCCAGCAGTTCCGAGGCAGACTATCCTGGAAGCGGCAAAAAATGATGAATTCAACTGGGATTTGATTCTGCCGGATGTGCCGGACCGATCCAGACAAGAAACAGCCGCCCAAGCCTGGCAGATGGTACAACAGATATATCCTGACACGTTCCTGAAAAATGTCAGGCCTTTCCCTGATACGGGAAAAGTGCTTCGCCTTCTCCATGACCGCAATATCAAGATTGGGATTGCGACATCAACCCCTCAAAAAAATATCAGTGATAAAATGAAGATCCTGGACCGGGAGGGGATTTTAAATTTTGTTGAGACAGTTGTATCAGCCGGGGATGTTGAACGTAAAAAGCCGTTTCCGGATGCCTTGATTTTGTGCAGAGATCGTCTGGGGGTTCGGTCAGACCGGTGCGTTTATGTGGGAGACATGGTAATGGACGTTGTCGCAGGAATGGCTGCAGGTATGAAAACCATCGGAGTTCTCACGGGATTTGAGACATATGCAAGCCTGGCACAAAATAATCCTGATGTTATTATTGAGTCTATTTCAGATCTGCCTGATGTGCTGGAGATTTAGAGAAAATCATTGAGTAGTGTTTTTTATGAAATAGCTTTTAGTTTGTAAGTTTTGCGGTTTTAAGACGGTAAGTCGGGTTGAATAACAAAAAGCTGGGCGTAGCTGATTTTTATTTGAAAAAGATCGGCAAGTTTTATACCTAAAAGATGGCACAGGATCACCCTTATCACACCGGCATGAGTGACGAACAATATATTGTTTTTTAATGTGGTTGCACAGTCTTTAAAATAAGGAACAGCACGGCATGAAGTGTCGTGAAAGCTTTCGCCGCCGGGTGTTTTGTAGGTATCGAGATTTTTGCCCCTTTTTTCAAACTCTTTGGCGCTTTGCTGTTTGATTTGATCAAAAGAGCAGCCATCCCATTTTCCCATGTGTATTTCATTGAGTGCCGGAGATGTTATGATTTTTTTATCATTGGCAATCAATTCTGCCGTGCGGGTGCATCTCTGGAGAGAGCTTGAATGAACAGCTTCGAAATTCAATGATGAAAAAGCTTTTTTCCAATAAAGAGCCTGGTCTATACCCATAGGGTCCAGTTCAACGTCCGTTGCCCCGATAAATCGTTTTGTTTCATGGTCTTTAATCCGGCCATGCCTTAAAAGAAAGATCAAGGGGTCAGGATGAGATAATTTCTCGAACGGATTTTCCGGCAGATTCTTCAATTCTGGCTTGTATGAGTTTAGTATTTTCATATCGTTTTGAAATGGATGTTATGGCCCAGGGAAATTTCATTAAATTTTCTGAAAACCGTTTGTGGTAATTTAAATCAACACCATTGCCGTTGCAGAGTTTGTCGGCAAAATAAACCACCTCTTTTTCATTGACCTCAGATGCGGTATCAATATCAATGTCCATGTGCTGGGTAATTATTGCTGATACTTCTGCGAACCCAAGATCCCTTATAAATTTAGCTCCTGCTTTGGCATGGTTTTTTTCTTTTCGTTTAATATCATGAAGGATTGCTGCGGCAATCACCAGGTCTGTATTCAGTTGATGGGGAAGGCCATTGGCAATTTTCAATGCTGCGAATGAAACCTCTGCCAGGTGAATTCGGATTGGGTCATTCTCGGGCAATATGTCATTGATGATCGAAAGGCATTCTTCTTTGTCCGGGATGTTCAGGCTGTTAAATTTTTGGCAGATATGCTCATACCCTTGTTTGTCATCGGCATCCATTAAAATGCCTCTGTCGTAAACCTTCAAAGGTATTTTTTGATTTTCCGGGGACAGCATCACATCCCTTAAAGTTGATCCATCACACAAATTGAGAATATCTGTTTTTAAACCGACTGGAATCAGGGGCGGATGGCCTGGAGTATCATCAAAATAAGGCAGTATGATTTTATCCGGGGTCTTTTGAAACTGCTGTATCATTAACTTGATGGTAGAAGGGCGAATAGCAGGAATGTCTACCGGAAGAAGGAAAAATCCTGAATATTCCGGCCGGATATTTTGGACGCCTTTTTGAATGGAACTTAACATCCCGGATGAATATTCACAGTTAAATATTGGAAGGGCACCTGCTTTTTTCACTATCGGTTCAAGCAAATTGTAATTGTGGCCGGTTACAACAACAATATCATTAATTTGATGCGCCTTGAACAAATTGATAGCGGTTTCCACTATTGTTGTTTTGCCCAATGGCAGCAAGGGTTTGAAATCGCCCATTCTGGACGATAACCCTGCTGCCAGGATAACGGCAGAGATTGGTGTTGAGCGGTCTTTTTGCTTAAGGTGCCGAACCATTTTCTTATTTTCCAAAACTGCATGACGGATATCTGCAGGTTTTACAGCTTGAGCAGAACCCTCCATGTCCCATTTGTACAATATCGGATTTTAAAATACTTTCCCCGGCCAGTAGTTTGGGCACGATTAGATCAAAAATACTGGCCCTGTGATACATGACGCATCCGGGCAGGCCTATTACCGGGATATTATTGATATGGGCCAGCATGAACATGGCTCCGGGCAGGACAGGGGCTCCGTAAGTAATAACTTCTCCTCCCGCAGCCCTGATGGATGCCGGGGTCAGATCATCCGGATCAACGGACATTCCGCCTGTAACCGCAATCATTTGGGCACCAGCACTGATATTGTCATGAATGGCTTGAACCGTCATGTCCATGTCATCGCTGACAATGGTTTTTTTGATGACAGGACTTCCCAATTCTTTGAATTTTTTTTCCACCACAGGGCCGAATCCATCCCTTATCCGTCCATGATATACTTCGGAACCGGTTACAATAAGGCCGACGGACAAACATTGAAGCGGTTTGACCTGAATGATGGGAAAGTGTTTTCTACAAATCTCTTCCACTTCAATGATCCGGTTTTCATCAATGGACAAGGGAATTATTCTTGTACCGGCAAGATCGTTTCCCTTTTGAACGGTTTGATTCGTGTGCAGGGTTGCAAAAATAACATCCGGAATGCTGTTGATCTCTTCAAGGGCGGATACATTGATTTTTAACAATCCGTTTGTTTGAGATGAAAAATTAACTTTTCCTTCCTGAGGGGCACTCAGATTGATTCCGGGACCCGCGGCTGCCTCAGCAATTCTAATGGCCGCATCATTTTCATGAAGTTCTCCGTTAAGGGTTGCCACATAAATATGACGCTTGCCAATGTCAAGTAATTCTTCCACATCTTCCTGGGTGATCACATGTCCTTTTTTAAAACAAGGACCTTTGAACAGATCGGGTATGATTTTAGTGATATCATGAACCAGAACTGTTCCAACGGACTCTTCCACGGGCAGTGATTTGATTTTGCTTTTGTTGTATAATTTCATATTGATGAACTCTTTTTTTATCCGCCAAGATCCGGGTTGATAAATTCAATGACGTCGTTTTCTTTTACAATGGTGCTGTGATAGTCAGTTGGGTAGATATACCTGCTGTTTTGTTCAACGATCAGATGCGGGTCTCCCTCTTTGACAAATTCAATAAGGGCTTGAATGCTGATATTTTCAGGTACATCTTCTTTCAGGCCGTTCAATATAATAATCATAAGCTGTTATTGACTGTTTTCCTTTTTTGAATTTATGCCATGACAAGTCGGGCAAGCCGGATGAGTTTCAAGGGGTGTGACGGTTGTGCGCATATCCATACCGGAAACTCTGATCAGACGGTTGCTCAAATTTTTTCCGATATCCAATAAAAGTTTGATTGCTTCCATGGCCTGGAAAGACCCGATAACCCCGGCAGCCGGGCCGATAATTCCTGTTATGGTTTCCCGGCGGTCTTTATTTGAAAACAGGCAGTTAAAACAGGGTGTTTTTCCGGGAATAAAGGTTGATGCCATGCCGTCAAATCCATTGACACCTCCGAATATGTATGGGATTTTTTTTTTCAGTGACGCCCGGTTTAACACATGCCGGGTTTGTATATTGTCACAGGCATCCACTATGATATCCACATTTTCCAGTAAATGACAAATGGATGCATCTGTGATTTTTACCTTGACCGGTCTGATCCGTATGGATGAATTTAACCGTTCAAGGCTTTGGGCGGCCGAAACGGCTTTGGGTTTCCCAAGGTCGGCTTCACAATGAATAATTTGCCGGTTCAAGTTGCTCAGTTCGACTGTATCATTATCCACGATGATGAGGTTCCCAATGCCGGCTGCGGCCAGATAATATGAAGAGATTGAACCCAAGCCACCGGCACCGGCGATGAGGACACAAGCTTTAAAAAGTTTGGCCTGACCGCTGGTGCCGATCTGTGGAAGGATTGTTTGTCTTGCATATCTCATATGTTTATGCGCTTAGTTTGTCCTTGTAAGCCTGGATTGCATTGTAAACGCGTTCCGGTGTCAGCGGCAGTTCGCCAATTCTTACGCCGGTTGCATCATAAACAGCATTCAAAATAGCGGGAATAGTAGGCATTATTGCACCTTCACCCACTTCTTTTGCTCCAAAGGGACCGTTGGGTTCATCGCTTTCAACTACAATGGCATTGACCGGCGGCATATCCATGGATGTAACAATTTTATATTCTGCCAGGTCACTGTTCAGAACCTTTCCATTATTGTCGAATATGACTTCTTCATGCATGGTTTCACCGATGCCCATTGAAATAGATCCCTGCATCTGGGCTTCAACCGAAGTCTTGTTGATTGCTTTTCCGCAATCATGGGCATCTGTAATATTATCAATGGTGATCTGGCCGGTTTCCATGTCAACTGTAACTTCTGCTATCTGGGCGCTGCATCCGTATGCCGGAGATGTACCCACGGCAGCTCCCTTGAATTTTCCGCCAAGAAAGTGAGGCCGGTATTTGCCGGTTCCGACAATGGAACCTTTTTCAAGAAATGCAATTCTTGATGCTTCTTTAAAAGTCAGCTTGTCTGAATCAGGATTGTCTGTCCATCCCCTGTGTTCTTTGATGTATCTGGTTCTTAAGGCTGAAAAATCAGGAGTTCGGTCTTTGAATTCGATAAAGCCTTTTTTGATATCCATCTGTTCTACAGGAATATCCAGTTGTTGTGCCAG belongs to Desulfobacula toluolica Tol2 and includes:
- a CDS encoding molybdopterin-binding protein — its product is MKLYNKSKIKSLPVEESVGTVLVHDITKIIPDLFKGPCFKKGHVITQEDVEELLDIGKRHIYVATLNGELHENDAAIRIAEAAAGPGINLSAPQEGKVNFSSQTNGLLKINVSALEEINSIPDVIFATLHTNQTVQKGNDLAGTRIIPLSIDENRIIEVEEICRKHFPIIQVKPLQCLSVGLIVTGSEVYHGRIRDGFGPVVEKKFKELGSPVIKKTIVSDDMDMTVQAIHDNISAGAQMIAVTGGMSVDPDDLTPASIRAAGGEVITYGAPVLPGAMFMLAHINNIPVIGLPGCVMYHRASIFDLIVPKLLAGESILKSDIVQMGHGGFCSSCKTCRYPSCSFGK
- a CDS encoding HesA/MoeB/ThiF family protein, which translates into the protein MRYARQTILPQIGTSGQAKLFKACVLIAGAGGLGSISSYYLAAAGIGNLIIVDNDTVELSNLNRQIIHCEADLGKPKAVSAAQSLERLNSSIRIRPVKVKITDASICHLLENVDIIVDACDNIQTRHVLNRASLKKKIPYIFGGVNGFDGMASTFIPGKTPCFNCLFSNKDRRETITGIIGPAAGVIGSFQAMEAIKLLLDIGKNLSNRLIRVSGMDMRTTVTPLETHPACPTCHGINSKKENSQ
- a CDS encoding MarR family winged helix-turn-helix transcriptional regulator yields the protein MGKTNDERCRNLLIALRKIIQAIDQHSKSLKKNFGLTGPQLIILQSIVANDQISVTQLSKNVSLSQATVTDITKRLEKRGYITRKRSIDDKRKTNITLTENGKTIMETVPPLLQKQFMDRFSRLESWEQSMIESAFERVVSMMSAENIEASPIMITGSIESSELL
- the thiS gene encoding sulfur carrier protein ThiS: MIIILNGLKEDVPENISIQALIEFVKEGDPHLIVEQNSRYIYPTDYHSTIVKENDVIEFINPDLGG
- a CDS encoding DUF120 domain-containing protein is translated as MISGKVIQGAHKAAFFTELDWVKLQCREKIGFVPFPGTLNLELSLSEVERLEKFSEGIWEELVPPDQNFCSSKVLPIWVGNVKGALILPDADVKIHGRQVVEILAPVKLRDELGINDGDMVVLQLGGIIAKPGLKLSVDAVLFDLDGTLIDSIESYYCIVEIILDKMGFPAVPRQTILEAAKNDEFNWDLILPDVPDRSRQETAAQAWQMVQQIYPDTFLKNVRPFPDTGKVLRLLHDRNIKIGIATSTPQKNISDKMKILDREGILNFVETVVSAGDVERKKPFPDALILCRDRLGVRSDRCVYVGDMVMDVVAGMAAGMKTIGVLTGFETYASLAQNNPDVIIESISDLPDVLEI
- a CDS encoding histidine phosphatase family protein, encoding MKILNSYKPELKNLPENPFEKLSHPDPLIFLLRHGRIKDHETKRFIGATDVELDPMGIDQALYWKKAFSSLNFEAVHSSSLQRCTRTAELIANDKKIITSPALNEIHMGKWDGCSFDQIKQQSAKEFEKRGKNLDTYKTPGGESFHDTSCRAVPYFKDCATTLKNNILFVTHAGVIRVILCHLLGIKLADLFQIKISYAQLFVIQPDLPS
- a CDS encoding DVU_1551 family NTP transferase, with the protein product MVRHLKQKDRSTPISAVILAAGLSSRMGDFKPLLPLGKTTIVETAINLFKAHQINDIVVVTGHNYNLLEPIVKKAGALPIFNCEYSSGMLSSIQKGVQNIRPEYSGFFLLPVDIPAIRPSTIKLMIQQFQKTPDKIILPYFDDTPGHPPLIPVGLKTDILNLCDGSTLRDVMLSPENQKIPLKVYDRGILMDADDKQGYEHICQKFNSLNIPDKEECLSIINDILPENDPIRIHLAEVSFAALKIANGLPHQLNTDLVIAAAILHDIKRKEKNHAKAGAKFIRDLGFAEVSAIITQHMDIDIDTASEVNEKEVVYFADKLCNGNGVDLNYHKRFSENLMKFPWAITSISKRYENTKLIQARIEESAGKSVREIISS